From a single Lolium rigidum isolate FL_2022 chromosome 7, APGP_CSIRO_Lrig_0.1, whole genome shotgun sequence genomic region:
- the LOC124669820 gene encoding heat stress transcription factor B-4b-like, with the protein MAFLVERCGEMVVSMEMSSAAAAHGGGGKPVPAPFLTKTYQLVDDPCTDHIVSWGEDDATFVVWRPPEFARDLLPNYFKHNNFSSFVRQLNTYGFRKIVADRWEFANEFFRKGAKHLLAEIHRRKSSQPPPQPLVPHNAAYHHHHYHLGNTFSPPPPPATHRHHHQPVLYHQHFQEEPAATAATAHGGVSSNVGGGGDFMAALSEDNRELRRRNSLLLSELAHMKKLYNDIIYFLQNHVAPVTSPSLSAAASQRHMLLPGAGAASNSCRLLELDLDRPDSPAAREDDGDTVKLFGVALHHGKKKRAHQEERGDAVVHDMGREV; encoded by the exons ATGGCTTTTCTTGTGGAGAGGTGCGGGGAGATGGTGGTGTCCATGGAGATGAGCTCGGCGGCCGCGGCACATGGTGgcggtgggaagccggtgccggcgcCGTTCCTGACCAAGACGTACCAGCTGGTGGACGACCCCTGCACCGACCACATCGTGTCGTGGGGGGAGGACGACGCCACCTTCGTCGTCTGGAGGCCGCCCGAGTTCGCCAGGGACCTCCTCCCTAACTACTTCAAGCACAACAACTTCTCCAGCTTCGTCCGGCAGCTCAACACCTAT GGTTTCAGGAAGATAGTGGCCGACAGATGGGAGTTCGCTAACGAGTTCTTCAGGAAAGGAGCGAAACACCTCCTCGCCGAGATCCACCGGAGGAAGTCGTCGCAGCCACCTCCGCAGCCGCTGGTGCCGCACAATGCTGCCTACCACCACCATCACTACCACCTCGGCAACAccttctcgccgccgccgcctccggctaCTCATCGTCACCACCACCAGCCGGTGCTGTACCACCAGCACTTCCAAGAAGagccggccgccaccgccgccacggcccaCGGCGGCGTTAGCAGCAATGTTGGCGGTGGCGGGGACTTCATGGCGGCGCTGTCGGAGGACAACCGTGAACTGAGGCGGCGCAACTCGCTGCTGCTGTCGGAGCTGGCGCACATGAAAAagctttacaacgacatcatctacTTCCTGCAGAACCACGTGGCTCCCGTCACGAGCCCCTCGTTGTCGGCGGCAGCTTCGCAGCGGCACATGCTACTCCCTGGCGCTGGCGCAGCGTCTAACTCATGCAGGCTGCTGGAGCTGGACCTTGACCGACCGGACTCCCCGGCGGCGAGGGAAGATGACGGGGACACGGTGAAGCTGTTCGGCGTGGCGCTGCACcacggcaagaagaagcgggcgcACCAGGAAGAGCGCGGCGACGCCGTCGTCCATGACATGGGACGCGAGGTCTAG